A window from Zingiber officinale cultivar Zhangliang chromosome 7A, Zo_v1.1, whole genome shotgun sequence encodes these proteins:
- the LOC122001414 gene encoding crocetin glucosyltransferase 2-like, translating into MSPASESYDHVVLIPYPNQSHINAMLQFAKRLAAHGLAATLTPTRFLLATTRIPSPGPVRLAPISDGHDAGGSAEAASVHAYLDSFERAGSRSLDDLLLEAAGPSPVRLLIFDSFLPWAGDVGRRHGIPTAAFFTQCAAVNLVYFHVKAGMVEVPVREAVELPALPRLELRDLPSFLPEGISIFPEFLDLVLNQFRDLEKVDEVLVNTVYEWEPQQIDWLRSAYPVKTVGPTIPYAYLDNRNPSGANNVFRHLSAEGSPCVAWLDVRPAASVVYVSFGSTAAPSPQQMLEVAFGLADAGKHFLWAVRSSEADMIPPGFAEEHGGSGRGLVVDWSPQLEVLAHDAVGCFVTHCGWNSTLEGMSLGVPMVAVPQWTDQPTVAKYVEDVWGVGVRAKRDEEARLVRREEVVRCVREVMEGSRSDEIRRNAAKWREAAKAAVGDGNGSSGKSTVELINKYCSKAE; encoded by the exons ATGTCGCCGGCTTCTGAGTCCTACGACCATGTCGTCTTGATTCCCTACCCAAACCAGAGCCACATCAACGCCATGCTTCAGTTCGCCAAGCGCCTCGCCGCCCACGGCCTCGCTGCCACCCTCACTCCAACCCGCTTCCTTCTCGCCACCACCAGGATACCCTCCCCAGGCCCCGTCCGCCTCGCCCCCATCTCCGACGGCCACGACGCAGGCGGCTCCGCCGAGGCCGCCTCCGTCCACGCGTACCTTGATTCCTTCGAGCGCGCCGGCTCACGCAGCCTCGACGATCTGCTACTCGAAGCCGCCGGCCCCAGCCCCGTCCGACTCCTCATCTTCGACTCCTTCCTGCCGTGGGCCGGCGACGTCGGAAGAAGGCACGGAATCCCCACCGCCGCCTTCTTTACGCAGTGCGCCGCCGTGAACCTGGTGTACTTCCACGTGAAGGCGGGGATGGTGGAGGTACCGGTGCGGGAGGCGGTAGAACTTCCGGCGCTGCCTCGTCTGGAGCTGAGAGACCTGCCTTCGTTCCTGCCGGAGGGGATCAGCATCTTCCCGGAGTTCTTGGACCTGGTCCTGAACCAGTTCAGAGACTTAGAGAAGGTGGACGAGGTGCTCGTCAACACCGTCTATGAATGGGAGCCTCAG CAAATAGATTGGTTGAGGAGTGCTTATCCAGTCAAGACCGTAGGTCCGACGATACCGTACGCGTACCTGGACAACCGAAACCCCTCCGGCGCAAACAACGTCTTTCGCCACCTCTCGGCGGAAGGGTCACCGTGCGTGGCCTGGCTCGACGTCCGCCCGGCCGCCTCCGTCGTCTACGTCTCCTTCGGCAGCACCGCCGCGCCGAGCCCCCAGCAGATGCTCGAGGTCGCCTTCGGCCTCGCCGATGCCGGCAAGCACTTTCTGTGGGCGGTCCGGTCGTCCGAAGCCGACATGATTCCGCCGGGGTTCGCGGAGGAGCACGGCGGATCCGGCAGGGGTCTGGTTGTCGATTGGAGCCCGCAGCTGGAGGTGCTGGCGCACGATGCGGTGGGGTGCTTCGTGACGCACTGCGGATGGAACTCGACGTTGGAAGGGATGAGCCTCGGCGTGCCGATGGTGGCGGTGCCGCAGTGGACCGACCAGCCGACGGTGGCCAAGTACGTGGAGGACGTGTGGGGGGTCGGGGTGAGGGCGAAGCGGGATGAGGAGGCCCGGTtggtgaggagggaggaggtCGTGAGGTGCGTGAGGGAGGTGATGGAGGGAAGCCGGAGCGACGAGATCAGGCGGAACGCTGCCAAGTGGAGGGAGGCGGCCAAGGCAGCCGTCGGCGATGGGAACGGAAGCTCCGGTAAGAGCACTGTCGAACTCATCAATAAGTATTGCTCCAAAGCAGAGTAA